In Mytilus edulis chromosome 13, xbMytEdul2.2, whole genome shotgun sequence, a single window of DNA contains:
- the LOC139501006 gene encoding C-type lectin domain family 4 member E-like: MKSVCVTLFLVLTVDSVHSICPFGWIRFSSSCYLFHRSLSTWIDSSTYCRSHGAHLATVQSGSEKDFINGMIQNMPGKYWLDGVDDSAEGIWEWASTGQKISINLWYPGEPNQMTSLEDCMETSTYYNGLWNDEDCNTDNFCICENPHV; the protein is encoded by the exons ATGAAATCTGTATGTGTTACTCTATTTTTGGTATTGACTGTTG ATTCCGTACACAGTATATGTCCATTCGGCTGGATTAGATTCAGCTCTTCGTGTTATTTGTTCCACAGGTCGCTGTCGACATGGATTGATTCTTCC ACTTATTGTAGATCTCATGGAGCACACCTAGCTACTGTTCAATCTGGTTCCGAAAAGGACTTCATTAATGGCATGATTCAGAATATGCCTG GAAAGTACTGGTTAGATGGAGTAGATGATTCAGCTGAGGGTATATGGGAGTGGGCTTCTACAGGCCAAAAGATTTCCATCAACCTGTGGTATCCTGGTGAACCGAATCAGATGACATCTTTAGAAGATTGTATGGAAACATCTACGTATTATAACGGATTGTGGAACGACGAAGACTGTAATACAGATAATTTTTGTATATGCGAAAACCCACACGTGTAG